Proteins encoded together in one Mycobacterium sp. MS1601 window:
- a CDS encoding HU family DNA-binding protein — protein MNKAELIDVLTEKLGSDRRQATAAVEHVVDTIVRAVHKGDSVTITGFGVFEQRKRAARVARNPRTGETVKVKPTSVPAFRPGAQFKAVVSGAQRLPADGPAVKRGVVAAPAKRGAAKKAATKAPAKKVATKAPAKKVAATKAAPAKKAPATKAAPAKKVAATKAAPAKKTVAKKAPATKAAPAKKTVAKKAPATKAPAKKAPATKAAPAKKAVAAKKAPATKAPAKKAPAKKAPVKRGRK, from the coding sequence ATGAACAAAGCAGAGCTCATCGACGTACTCACGGAGAAACTGGGCTCGGACCGTCGGCAGGCCACGGCCGCCGTCGAGCATGTTGTCGACACCATTGTGCGCGCGGTGCACAAGGGCGACAGCGTCACCATCACAGGCTTCGGTGTTTTCGAGCAGCGCAAGCGCGCCGCCCGTGTCGCGCGTAACCCGCGTACCGGAGAGACGGTGAAGGTGAAGCCCACCTCCGTCCCCGCGTTCCGCCCGGGTGCGCAGTTCAAGGCGGTTGTGTCTGGCGCACAGCGTCTCCCGGCCGACGGCCCCGCCGTCAAGCGTGGCGTGGTCGCCGCGCCGGCCAAGCGCGGTGCCGCCAAGAAGGCCGCCACCAAGGCTCCGGCCAAGAAGGTGGCCACCAAGGCTCCCGCCAAGAAGGTCGCCGCCACCAAGGCCGCACCGGCCAAGAAGGCTCCGGCCACCAAGGCTGCACCGGCCAAGAAGGTCGCCGCCACCAAGGCCGCACCGGCGAAGAAGACGGTCGCCAAGAAGGCTCCGGCCACCAAGGCTGCACCGGCCAAGAAGACGGTCGCCAAGAAGGCTCCGGCCACCAAGGCTCCCGCCAAGAAGGCTCCGGCCACCAAGGCTGCACCGGCCAAGAAGGCCGTCGCCGCCAAGAAGGCTCCGGCCACCAAGGCTCCGGCCAAGAAGGCTCCGGCCAAGAAGGCGCCCGTCAAGCGCGGTCGCAAGTAG
- the leuD gene encoding 3-isopropylmalate dehydratase small subunit gives MDAFQTHTGIGVPLRRSNVDTDQIIPAVYLKRVTRTGFEDGLFAAWRNDPSFILNLSPFDKGSVLVAGPDFGTGSSREHAVWALMDYGFRVVISPRFADIFRGNAGKAGLLAAEVTQDDVELLWKLIEQNPGMEITVNLQDRNITAADVVVPFNIDDYTAWRLLEGLDDIGLTLRKLDSIEKFEASRPEWKPRTLPAF, from the coding sequence ATGGATGCTTTCCAGACCCACACCGGCATCGGCGTTCCGCTGCGCCGGTCCAATGTGGACACCGACCAGATCATTCCGGCCGTCTACCTGAAGCGGGTAACCAGAACGGGTTTCGAGGATGGTTTGTTCGCCGCCTGGCGTAATGATCCGAGTTTCATCCTCAACCTCAGCCCTTTCGACAAAGGCTCGGTTTTGGTAGCGGGTCCCGATTTCGGGACGGGCTCATCCCGCGAGCACGCGGTGTGGGCGCTGATGGACTACGGCTTCCGGGTGGTCATCTCGCCGCGGTTCGCCGACATTTTCCGGGGCAATGCCGGCAAGGCGGGGCTGTTAGCGGCGGAAGTCACACAAGATGATGTGGAACTGCTCTGGAAGCTGATCGAGCAGAACCCCGGCATGGAAATCACTGTGAATCTTCAAGATCGGAATATCACTGCCGCAGACGTGGTGGTGCCGTTCAATATTGACGATTACACCGCGTGGCGACTGCTCGAGGGACTCGACGATATAGGCCTTACGCTGCGGAAACTCGATTCAATCGAAAAATTCGAGGCGTCTCGCCCGGAGTGGAAACCCCGCACGTTGCCCGCTTTCTGA
- the leuC gene encoding 3-isopropylmalate dehydratase large subunit gives MANEQKKPRTMAEKVWADHVVASVDGEPDLIYIDLHLVHEVTSPQAFDGLRLAGRPVRRPDLTIATEDHNVPTIDIDKPIADPVSRTQVETLRRNCEEFGIRLHPMGDAEQGIVHIIGPQLGLTQPGMTVVCGDSHTSTHGAFGSLAMGIGTSEVEHVLATQTLPLKPFKTMAVNVDGQLPAGVTAKDIILAVIAKIGTGGGQGHVIEYRGSAIKALSMEGRMTVCNMSIEAGARAGMVAPDEVTYEFLKGRPHAPTGADWDHAVAAWDQLRTDDGAEFDTEVYLDASTLSPFVTWGTNPGQGVALSESVPDPEMMTSDADKQAAEKALAYMDLRAGMPMRDIAVDTVFVGSCTNGRIEDLRAAAEVMRGRKVADGVRMLVVPGSMRVRAQAESEGLSEVFLSAGAEWRQAGCSMCLGMNPDTLQPGERCASTSNRNFEGRQGKGGRTHLVSPVVAAATAIRGTLSSPADLDI, from the coding sequence ATGGCCAACGAGCAGAAGAAGCCACGGACCATGGCCGAGAAGGTGTGGGCCGACCACGTCGTCGCCTCAGTCGACGGCGAACCCGACTTGATCTACATCGATCTGCACCTCGTGCACGAGGTCACCAGCCCACAGGCCTTCGACGGACTGCGCCTAGCCGGGCGCCCGGTGCGCCGCCCTGATCTGACAATCGCCACCGAGGACCACAATGTCCCCACCATCGACATCGACAAGCCGATTGCCGACCCCGTGTCGAGGACCCAGGTGGAGACGCTTCGGCGCAACTGCGAGGAGTTCGGTATCCGGCTGCACCCCATGGGAGATGCAGAGCAGGGCATCGTCCACATCATCGGACCGCAGCTCGGCCTGACCCAGCCGGGAATGACTGTGGTGTGCGGTGACAGCCACACCTCCACCCACGGTGCATTCGGCTCGCTGGCAATGGGTATCGGCACTTCCGAGGTCGAGCATGTGCTGGCCACCCAGACTCTGCCGTTGAAACCGTTCAAGACCATGGCGGTCAACGTCGACGGCCAGCTGCCGGCCGGGGTCACGGCCAAGGACATCATCTTGGCGGTCATCGCGAAGATCGGTACCGGTGGTGGGCAGGGGCACGTCATCGAATACCGGGGCAGCGCCATCAAGGCGCTGTCGATGGAAGGCCGGATGACGGTCTGCAACATGAGCATCGAGGCCGGCGCGCGCGCGGGCATGGTGGCACCCGACGAGGTGACCTATGAGTTCCTCAAGGGCCGGCCGCATGCGCCCACCGGCGCGGACTGGGATCACGCGGTGGCGGCTTGGGATCAGCTGCGTACCGACGACGGCGCCGAATTCGACACCGAGGTGTACCTCGATGCGTCGACCTTGAGCCCGTTCGTGACCTGGGGTACCAACCCGGGACAGGGGGTCGCTCTGTCGGAGTCGGTTCCCGATCCGGAGATGATGACCAGCGACGCCGACAAGCAAGCGGCCGAGAAGGCGTTGGCATACATGGACCTTCGAGCGGGTATGCCTATGCGCGATATTGCCGTCGACACCGTGTTCGTCGGATCCTGCACCAACGGCCGGATCGAGGATCTGCGTGCAGCCGCGGAGGTGATGCGTGGCCGCAAGGTCGCCGACGGCGTGCGGATGCTGGTGGTGCCCGGTTCGATGCGGGTCAGGGCCCAGGCCGAATCCGAAGGCCTCAGCGAGGTATTCCTGTCCGCAGGTGCCGAATGGCGGCAGGCGGGCTGCTCGATGTGTCTGGGCATGAACCCGGACACCCTCCAGCCGGGGGAGCGTTGCGCCTCTACGTCCAACCGCAATTTCGAAGGCCGACAGGGTAAAGGCGGTCGTACGCACCTGGTGTCGCCGGTGGTGGCGGCTGCCACCGCGATTCGGGGCACCTTGTCCTCCCCGGCCGATCTCGACATCTGA
- a CDS encoding IclR family transcriptional regulator produces MRQDSGIGVLDKAVGVLHAVAESPCGLADLCERTGLPRATAHRLASGLETHRLLARDADGRWLLGPAISELSAHVNDPLLSAGAAVLPRLREITGESVQLYRRDGTNRICVAALEPPAGLRDTVPVGTRLPMTAGSGAKVLLAYADPATQQAVLPSAMFTDRTLAEVRKRGWAQSAAEREAGVASVSAPVRDARGAVIAAVSVSGPIDRMGRRPGARWAADLLAASEALTRRL; encoded by the coding sequence GTGAGACAGGATAGCGGTATCGGGGTTCTCGACAAAGCGGTGGGAGTACTGCATGCAGTCGCCGAGTCTCCCTGCGGCCTAGCGGATCTGTGCGAGCGCACCGGCTTGCCGCGAGCCACTGCACACCGACTGGCCTCAGGCCTGGAGACTCACCGACTACTCGCGCGCGACGCCGACGGCCGCTGGCTGCTCGGCCCGGCCATCAGTGAGCTCTCGGCTCATGTCAACGATCCCCTGCTGTCGGCAGGCGCCGCGGTGCTTCCCCGGCTTCGGGAGATCACCGGCGAGAGCGTCCAGCTGTACCGCCGTGACGGCACCAACCGGATCTGCGTCGCCGCCCTGGAACCGCCTGCCGGACTGAGGGATACGGTGCCCGTTGGTACCCGCCTGCCGATGACCGCCGGATCGGGAGCCAAGGTGTTACTGGCCTATGCCGACCCAGCCACCCAACAGGCGGTGCTGCCGTCGGCGATGTTCACCGACCGCACACTGGCCGAGGTCCGCAAACGGGGCTGGGCGCAGAGCGCGGCCGAACGCGAGGCCGGGGTGGCCAGCGTCTCGGCTCCGGTGCGCGACGCCCGAGGCGCTGTGATCGCAGCGGTGTCGGTGTCAGGACCCATCGACCGGATGGGACGCCGTCCCGGCGCCCGCTGGGCGGCCGACCTGCTGGCGGCATCGGAGGCCTTGACCCGCAGGCTGTGA
- a CDS encoding pyridoxamine 5'-phosphate oxidase family protein codes for MGTNQRSQITMSPDEITEFVVTSRTGTLGTIGADGQPHLVAMWYGVLDGEIWLETKVKSQKSVNLLRDARFTFLIEDGDTYDSLRGVSFEGRAEIIDDPETCFRVGVSVWERYTGPYSEDMRAGVEMMMNKRVAVRLVSTRTRSWDHRKLGLPQMPLSGSTAPGGQ; via the coding sequence ATGGGAACCAACCAGCGCTCACAGATCACGATGTCCCCCGACGAAATCACCGAATTTGTCGTCACCAGCCGCACCGGAACACTGGGCACCATCGGAGCCGACGGCCAGCCCCACCTGGTGGCCATGTGGTACGGCGTGCTCGACGGTGAGATCTGGCTGGAGACCAAGGTCAAGTCACAGAAGTCGGTGAACCTGTTGCGAGACGCGCGGTTCACCTTCCTCATCGAGGACGGCGACACCTACGACAGCCTGCGCGGAGTCTCGTTCGAGGGACGAGCCGAGATCATCGACGATCCGGAGACGTGTTTCCGGGTGGGCGTCAGCGTCTGGGAGCGCTACACGGGCCCGTATTCCGAGGACATGAGGGCGGGCGTCGAGATGATGATGAACAAGCGTGTGGCGGTCCGCCTGGTGAGCACACGCACCCGCTCCTGGGATCACCGCAAGTTGGGGCTTCCGCAGATGCCACTGTCGGGGTCGACCGCACCCGGTGGGCAATAG
- the gltX gene encoding glutamate--tRNA ligase codes for MTKVRVRFCPSPTGTPHVGLVRTALFNWAYARHTGGDFVFRIEDTDAARDSAESYAAILDALRWLGLDWDEGPEIGGPHAPYRQSQRGEIYRDVVARLVEAGEVYEAFSTPEEVEARHLAAGRNPKLGYDNYDRDLTDAQRAEFRAAGRSPVLRLRMPDEDLSWDDLVRGPTTFAAGSVPDFAITRGSGDPLYTLVNPVDDALMKITHVLRGEDILPSTPRQIALYQALIRIGVADRVPEFAHLPSVLGDGNKKLSKRDPQSNLFLHRDRGFIPEGLLNYLALLGWGIADDHDVFSLDEMVAAFDVRNVNSNPARFDQKKADAINAEHIRKLSAEDFAARLGDFFAAHGHDTGLDAAGFAEAAALVQTRIVVLSDAWGLLKFLDDGSYALDPKAAAKELGVGAAPVLDAAVGALDAVTDWTTENIETALKSSLIDGLELKPRKAFGPIRVAATGSSVSPPLFESLQLLGRDRSLARLRDAPRGEAG; via the coding sequence ATGACCAAAGTTCGAGTTCGGTTCTGCCCGTCCCCGACGGGGACCCCGCACGTCGGCCTGGTCCGCACCGCACTGTTCAACTGGGCGTACGCGCGACACACCGGTGGAGACTTCGTCTTCCGGATCGAGGACACCGACGCCGCTCGCGACAGTGCCGAAAGTTACGCCGCCATCCTCGATGCCCTGCGGTGGCTCGGACTGGACTGGGACGAGGGCCCCGAAATCGGCGGTCCCCATGCGCCGTATCGGCAGTCGCAGCGCGGCGAGATCTACCGCGATGTGGTGGCCAGACTGGTAGAGGCGGGCGAGGTCTACGAGGCGTTCTCCACCCCCGAGGAGGTCGAGGCTCGGCACCTTGCAGCGGGCCGCAACCCCAAACTGGGCTACGACAACTACGACCGCGATCTGACCGACGCCCAGCGCGCGGAGTTCCGTGCGGCGGGGCGCAGTCCTGTCCTGCGACTGCGGATGCCGGACGAGGACCTCTCCTGGGATGACCTGGTACGCGGCCCGACAACCTTTGCCGCCGGCTCGGTCCCGGACTTCGCGATCACCCGCGGCAGCGGGGATCCGTTGTACACCTTGGTCAACCCGGTGGACGACGCCTTGATGAAGATCACCCATGTGTTGCGTGGCGAGGACATCCTGCCGTCCACTCCGCGGCAGATCGCGCTGTACCAGGCTCTCATCCGGATCGGGGTGGCCGACCGGGTGCCCGAGTTCGCGCATCTGCCAAGTGTTCTCGGGGACGGCAACAAGAAGCTCTCCAAGCGGGACCCGCAGTCCAACCTTTTCCTGCACCGAGACCGCGGATTCATCCCCGAGGGACTGCTGAACTATCTGGCCCTGCTGGGCTGGGGTATCGCCGACGACCACGACGTGTTCAGCCTCGACGAGATGGTGGCCGCCTTCGACGTCCGCAACGTCAATTCGAACCCGGCGCGCTTCGACCAGAAGAAGGCCGATGCCATCAACGCCGAACACATCCGGAAACTGTCTGCGGAGGACTTCGCGGCCCGGCTGGGTGACTTCTTCGCCGCACACGGCCACGACACCGGACTGGACGCCGCAGGCTTCGCCGAGGCGGCGGCGTTGGTGCAGACCCGCATCGTGGTGCTCAGCGACGCCTGGGGGTTGTTGAAGTTCCTCGACGACGGCAGTTATGCCCTGGATCCGAAAGCGGCAGCCAAGGAACTGGGTGTGGGTGCGGCGCCGGTGCTCGATGCCGCGGTGGGTGCCCTGGACGCGGTGACCGACTGGACCACCGAGAACATCGAGACCGCGTTGAAGTCGTCGCTGATCGACGGTCTCGAGCTCAAGCCCAGAAAAGCGTTCGGCCCCATCAGGGTGGCGGCCACCGGGTCGTCGGTCAGTCCGCCGCTGTTCGAATCCCTGCAGCTGCTGGGGCGTGATCGCAGCCTGGCGCGGTTGCGGGACGCGCCCAGGGGTGAAGCGGGATGA
- a CDS encoding fumarylacetoacetate hydrolase family protein yields MRLGRIASPDGVAFVSIEGDVGDGSSPGDAVVREIAEHPFGTPTFTGRSWPLADVRLLAPILASKVVAMGKNYAAHAEEMGGEAPEDPVIFLKPNTSIVGPNAPIMLPADAFPVHHEGELAIVIGRPCKDVPAARAAENILGYTIANDVSARDQQQQDGQWTRAKSHDTFCPVGPWIVTDLDPSDLQLETSVVRSGVSEVRQRSRTSLMLHDVGAIVEWVSAVMTLLPGDLILTGTPEGVGPIENGDTVNITVQGIGTLSNPVVRKGK; encoded by the coding sequence ATGCGCTTGGGTCGGATTGCCAGCCCCGATGGGGTTGCCTTTGTCAGCATCGAGGGAGACGTCGGAGACGGCTCGTCACCAGGAGATGCGGTGGTGCGAGAGATCGCCGAGCACCCCTTCGGTACGCCGACTTTCACGGGCCGGAGTTGGCCGCTGGCCGATGTCCGCCTGCTGGCGCCCATCTTGGCGAGCAAGGTGGTGGCGATGGGCAAGAACTACGCCGCCCACGCCGAGGAGATGGGTGGCGAGGCGCCCGAGGATCCAGTGATCTTCCTCAAGCCCAATACTTCGATCGTCGGTCCGAATGCGCCGATCATGCTGCCCGCCGACGCTTTTCCCGTGCACCACGAGGGTGAGCTGGCCATCGTGATCGGCAGACCCTGCAAGGACGTGCCTGCCGCCAGGGCGGCCGAGAACATCCTCGGCTACACCATCGCCAACGACGTGTCGGCGCGGGATCAGCAGCAGCAGGATGGGCAGTGGACGCGGGCCAAGAGTCACGACACGTTTTGTCCGGTGGGTCCGTGGATCGTCACCGACCTCGATCCGTCGGATCTCCAACTGGAGACTTCCGTGGTCAGGTCCGGGGTCAGTGAGGTGCGTCAGCGCAGCCGGACGTCGCTGATGCTCCACGACGTCGGCGCCATCGTGGAATGGGTGTCGGCGGTGATGACGCTGCTACCGGGCGATCTGATTCTGACCGGCACGCCAGAAGGTGTGGGGCCGATCGAGAACGGCGACACCGTGAACATCACCGTCCAGGGCATCGGAACCCTGTCCAATCCCGTTGTACGCAAAGGCAAATAA
- a CDS encoding MFS transporter has translation MPTYPISSARRWSMLVIALLSTLFTNVFINGAAFLIPTLHSDRGLDLAAAGLMASLPSFGMVTTLIAWGYAVDRLGERIVLTAGAALTSAAAFGAAAMDSLLAIGVLLFLGGMAAASSNAASGRLVVGWFPPHQRGLVMGIRQTAVPLGAGLGALVIPGLAAADGITAALLFPAIVCAVSAVICGIGVLDPPRPPRSEAPAEDLSNPYRGSSTLTRIHLVSVLLVIPQALVWTFTLVWLIADRGWSPTAAGLLVGAAQLLGASARVAAGYWSDRVGARLRPIRSISVAAAVTMGLLALTDWLDTPVSIGFMLLASAITVSDNGLAFTAIAEIAGPFWSGRALGTQNTSQHLTQALSAPLFGGLIGMAGYPAAFAVCALFPLLAAPLVPVDADPLRPAPPAG, from the coding sequence ATGCCCACGTACCCGATCAGTTCCGCACGCCGCTGGTCGATGCTGGTGATTGCACTGCTCTCCACGCTCTTTACCAATGTGTTCATCAACGGGGCCGCGTTCCTGATCCCCACGCTGCATTCCGACCGCGGGCTCGACCTCGCCGCCGCGGGACTGATGGCGTCGCTGCCCAGTTTCGGGATGGTCACCACGCTGATCGCCTGGGGCTACGCGGTGGACCGCTTGGGTGAGCGAATCGTGTTGACGGCAGGGGCCGCACTGACTTCCGCCGCCGCGTTCGGCGCGGCGGCGATGGACTCGCTGCTGGCCATCGGTGTGCTGCTGTTTCTGGGCGGGATGGCCGCGGCGAGTTCGAATGCCGCCAGCGGCCGACTGGTGGTCGGTTGGTTCCCGCCACATCAGCGCGGGCTGGTGATGGGCATCCGACAGACGGCGGTGCCGCTGGGAGCCGGCTTGGGCGCCTTGGTGATTCCAGGTCTGGCCGCCGCCGACGGTATCACCGCTGCCCTGCTGTTTCCCGCGATCGTCTGCGCGGTCTCGGCGGTGATCTGTGGCATCGGAGTGCTGGATCCGCCGCGGCCGCCGCGGTCGGAGGCCCCGGCCGAGGACCTGAGCAATCCCTACCGCGGGTCCTCCACGTTGACCCGGATCCACCTGGTGTCGGTCCTACTCGTCATCCCTCAGGCCTTGGTGTGGACCTTCACACTGGTGTGGCTGATCGCCGACCGTGGCTGGTCACCCACGGCCGCAGGCCTGTTGGTGGGCGCGGCACAGTTGTTGGGCGCCAGTGCCAGGGTGGCAGCCGGCTACTGGTCGGACCGGGTGGGAGCACGGCTGCGGCCCATCCGCTCGATCTCGGTGGCCGCGGCCGTGACCATGGGACTGCTGGCGCTCACCGACTGGCTGGACACGCCGGTCAGCATCGGCTTCATGCTCCTGGCATCGGCGATCACGGTGTCCGACAACGGATTGGCCTTCACCGCGATCGCCGAGATCGCCGGACCGTTCTGGAGTGGTCGTGCACTGGGGACCCAGAACACCAGCCAACACCTCACCCAGGCGCTTTCGGCACCGCTGTTCGGCGGCCTCATCGGAATGGCCGGTTACCCGGCGGCATTCGCCGTCTGCGCGCTGTTCCCGCTGCTGGCGGCGCCCCTGGTTCCGGTGGATGCGGACCCGCTACGTCCGGCGCCCCCTGCCGGGTAA
- a CDS encoding 3-isopropylmalate dehydrogenase — MKLAVIAGDGIGPEVIDEAVKVLDTVLPGVDKTSYDLGAKRYHATGEVMPDGLIDELKGHDAILLGAIGDPSVPSGVLERGLLLRMRFELDHHINLRPSKLYPGVSSPLAGDPSIDFVVVREGTEGPYTGTGGAIRAGTPHEVATEVSLNTAFGVERVVRDAFVRAQARRKHLTLVHKTNVLAFAGKLWSRIVTEVGQEFPDVEVGYQHVDAATIHLVTDPGRFDVIVTDNLFGDIITDIAAAVAGGIGLAASGNIDATRTNPSMFEPVHGSAPDIAGQGIADPTAAIMSVALLLAHVGETEAAARVDSAVEKHLATLDGQKFSTSEVGARIVGLL, encoded by the coding sequence GTGAAACTTGCAGTGATTGCCGGTGACGGCATCGGCCCCGAGGTCATCGACGAAGCCGTGAAGGTCCTCGACACGGTGTTGCCCGGTGTCGACAAGACCAGCTACGACCTGGGCGCCAAGCGCTACCACGCCACCGGCGAGGTGATGCCGGACGGCCTGATCGACGAGCTCAAGGGTCACGACGCGATCCTGCTCGGCGCCATCGGCGACCCGTCGGTGCCCAGCGGGGTGCTCGAGCGGGGCTTGTTGCTGCGCATGCGGTTCGAGCTCGATCACCACATCAACCTGCGACCGTCGAAGCTGTACCCGGGTGTCAGCAGCCCGCTGGCCGGAGATCCGTCCATCGACTTCGTGGTGGTGCGCGAAGGCACCGAGGGGCCCTACACCGGCACCGGCGGCGCCATCCGCGCCGGCACTCCGCACGAGGTGGCCACCGAAGTCAGCCTCAACACCGCCTTCGGGGTGGAGCGGGTGGTCCGCGACGCGTTCGTGCGCGCGCAGGCCCGTCGCAAGCACCTGACCCTGGTGCACAAGACCAACGTGTTGGCCTTCGCGGGCAAGCTGTGGTCACGCATCGTCACCGAGGTGGGGCAGGAGTTCCCGGATGTCGAAGTGGGCTATCAGCACGTCGACGCCGCCACCATCCACCTGGTGACCGACCCGGGCCGGTTCGACGTGATCGTCACCGACAACCTGTTCGGCGACATCATCACCGACATCGCCGCCGCGGTCGCCGGTGGCATCGGTTTGGCCGCCAGCGGCAACATCGACGCCACTCGCACCAACCCGTCGATGTTCGAGCCGGTACACGGCAGTGCGCCCGACATCGCCGGCCAGGGCATCGCCGATCCCACGGCCGCCATCATGTCGGTGGCATTGCTGCTGGCGCATGTCGGCGAGACCGAGGCCGCTGCCCGGGTGGACAGCGCCGTGGAGAAGCACCTGGCGACACTCGACGGCCAGAAGTTCTCGACGTCGGAGGTCGGCGCGCGGATCGTGGGGCTGTTGTAG
- the serA gene encoding phosphoglycerate dehydrogenase, producing MSLPVVLIADKLAESTVAALGDQVEVRWVDGPDRPKLLEAVVDADALLVRSATTVDAEVLAAAPKLKIVARAGVGLDNVDVDAATARGVLVVNAPTSNIHSAAEHALALLLSAARQIPAADATLREHTWKRSKFSGTEIYGKTVGVVGLGRIGQLVAARLAAFGTHVVAYDPYVSAARAAQLGIELLTLDELLARADFISVHLPKTPETAGLIGKEALAKTKPGVIIVNAARGGLIDEHALADAITAGHVRAAGLDVFSTEPCTDSPLFELPQVVVTPHLGASTAEAQDRAGTDVAASVRLALAGEFVPDAVNVGGGVVGEEVAPWLEIVRKAGVLLGALSAELPVSLSVQVRGELASEEVEVLRLSALRGLFSAVIEDQVTFVNAPALAAERGVVAELSTATESPNHRSVVDVRAVYADGSTNNVAGTLSGPQQVQKIVQINGRNFDLRAEGVNLIVNYNDQPGALGKIGTLLGGAEVNIIAAQLSQDAEGVGATIMLRLDRDVPTDVRSALGAAVDAVTLEVVDLT from the coding sequence GTGAGCTTGCCTGTTGTACTGATTGCCGACAAACTCGCCGAGTCCACCGTCGCCGCGCTCGGCGACCAGGTGGAGGTGCGGTGGGTGGACGGTCCTGACCGCCCGAAGCTGCTGGAGGCAGTGGTGGACGCGGACGCCCTGCTGGTGCGTTCGGCCACCACCGTGGATGCCGAGGTGCTGGCTGCGGCGCCCAAGCTGAAGATCGTCGCCCGCGCCGGCGTCGGCCTGGACAACGTCGACGTCGACGCCGCGACCGCGCGGGGTGTGTTGGTGGTCAACGCGCCGACCTCCAACATCCACAGCGCCGCCGAGCACGCGCTGGCTCTGCTGCTGTCGGCGGCACGTCAGATTCCCGCCGCCGATGCCACGCTGCGCGAGCACACCTGGAAGCGCTCGAAGTTCTCCGGTACGGAGATCTACGGCAAGACCGTCGGCGTCGTCGGCCTCGGCCGCATCGGCCAGCTGGTCGCGGCGCGACTGGCCGCCTTCGGCACCCACGTCGTCGCCTACGACCCCTACGTCTCCGCGGCGCGCGCCGCCCAGCTGGGGATCGAGCTGCTGACACTGGACGAGCTGCTGGCCCGTGCCGACTTCATCTCCGTGCACCTGCCGAAGACCCCCGAGACCGCGGGTCTGATCGGCAAGGAAGCGCTGGCCAAGACCAAGCCGGGCGTCATCATCGTCAACGCCGCCCGCGGTGGCCTCATCGATGAGCACGCGCTGGCCGACGCGATCACCGCCGGCCACGTCCGCGCTGCCGGCCTGGACGTGTTCTCCACCGAACCGTGCACCGACAGCCCGCTGTTCGAGCTGCCTCAGGTGGTGGTGACCCCGCACTTGGGTGCCTCCACCGCCGAGGCCCAGGATCGTGCCGGTACCGACGTTGCCGCCAGCGTGCGACTGGCGCTGGCCGGCGAGTTCGTGCCCGACGCGGTGAATGTCGGCGGCGGCGTGGTCGGTGAGGAGGTGGCGCCCTGGCTGGAGATCGTGCGCAAGGCCGGTGTGCTGCTGGGCGCCCTGTCCGCCGAGCTGCCGGTGTCGCTGTCCGTTCAGGTCCGCGGCGAACTCGCCTCCGAAGAGGTTGAGGTGCTGCGGCTTTCGGCGCTGCGTGGACTGTTCTCCGCGGTGATCGAAGACCAGGTGACGTTCGTCAACGCACCGGCGCTGGCCGCCGAGCGCGGTGTGGTCGCCGAATTGAGCACCGCCACCGAGAGCCCGAACCACCGCAGTGTCGTCGACGTGCGCGCGGTGTACGCCGACGGCTCGACCAACAATGTGGCGGGCACGTTGTCGGGTCCGCAGCAGGTGCAGAAGATCGTCCAGATCAACGGACGCAACTTCGATCTGCGCGCCGAGGGCGTCAACCTGATCGTCAACTACAACGACCAGCCCGGTGCGCTCGGCAAGATCGGCACACTCCTGGGTGGCGCCGAGGTCAACATCATCGCCGCACAGCTGAGCCAGGACGCCGAGGGTGTTGGCGCCACCATCATGCTGCGGCTGGACCGCGACGTTCCCACCGATGTCCGTTCCGCACTCGGTGCGGCCGTCGACGCCGTGACCCTGGAAGTGGTTGATCTGACGTGA